A DNA window from Hordeum vulgare subsp. vulgare chromosome 1H, MorexV3_pseudomolecules_assembly, whole genome shotgun sequence contains the following coding sequences:
- the LOC123415692 gene encoding uncharacterized protein LOC123415692 codes for MDQRIIIVCSVVGSIGVLSAILGFSAEGTKLTISDVYVGGGLCLYPQNPALGLGVCAAIFLIVAQIILAGFGGCCGCCKSRAIPSETSRIIGVVCAVFSWITAIIAFALLATGAAWNATGTRDSSVFGLCYVLKDGIFAGGAVLTLVATALGVTSSVMLRGQPAAAAAPPAVLKEGEQMSAGVAGIAMGQPQLPQQPPQWKGHGQAPNAHYPPPRAQGYGAHAANQQQQQEQLSPPPARGYGQYPPPKGHEQM; via the exons ATGGATCAGAGGATAATCATCGTGTGCTCGGTCGTCGGGTCTATCGGGGTGCTGAGTGCCATCCTGGGGTTCTCAGCCGAGGGCACGAAGCTCACT ATTTCGGACGTGTACGTGGGTGGCGGGCTGTGCCTGTACCCGCAGAACCCTGCGCTCGGGCTCGGGGTGTGCGCGGCCATCTTCCTGATCGTAGCTCAGATCATCTTGGCGGGCTTCGGCGGCTGCTGTGGCTGCTGCAAGTCCCGCGCTATCCCCTCCGAGACCAGCCGGATCATCGGCGTCGTCTGCGCCGTATTCTCATG GATCACGGCAATAATCGCGTTCGCGCTGCTGGCGACGGGCGCCGCGTGGAACGCCACCGGCACGCGGGACTCGTCCGTGTTCGGGCTCTGCTACGTCCTCAAGGACGGCATCTTCGCCGGCGGCGCCGTGCTCACGCTCGTCGCCACGGCCCTCGGGGTCACCTCCTCCGTCATGCTCCGCGGGCAGCCGGCCGCTGCCGCTGCGCCCCCCGCCGTGCTCAAGGAAGGCGAGCAGATGTCGGCTGGCGTCGCCGGGATCGCGATGGGGCAGCCGCAGTTACCGCAGCAGCCTCCCCAGTGGAAGGGGCACGGCCAAGCGCCGAACGCGCACTACCCCCCTCCTCGGGCACAAGGCTATGGAGCGCACGCAGccaaccagcagcagcagcaggagcagctcTCCCCTCCTCCTGCACGAGGCTACGGGCAGTACCCTCCTCCTAAAGGACACGAACAGATGTAA
- the LOC123401079 gene encoding uncharacterized protein LOC123401079, with amino-acid sequence MVMVVAAEVFPFVASDIGLYSKAPNRTTSGGHSLYINAGARQSTTTQKRSRFLRAVTGKMEQRMIIACSVVGSLGVLSAILGFSAEGTKLTISDLYVGGGVCLYPQNPALGLGVCAAIFLIVAQIVFAAVGGCCGCCKSRAIPSEANRIIGVICAVFSWISAMIAFGLLVEGAAWNSTGTRDSSLYGFCYVLKDGIFAGGAVLTLVATALGVTSYIMLRTQPAAAATAAAAPKAGEQLPAGAAGIAMGQPQFPQQASPQGQGYGQAPQNYPQYSPPPQGQGYGLPPNAQYPPPPAQGYGSNLHQQQQQFPAPPAQGYGAHAPNQQHPPPAHGYGAHAPDQQFPPASPPPAQGYGQYPPPKGHEQV; translated from the exons ATGGTGATGGTAGTCGCCGCAGAAGTCTTCCCCTTCGTAGCTAGTGACATAGGCTTGTATAGCAAAGCTCCCAATCGAACTACGTCAGGCGGTCACTCCCTCTATATAAACGCGGGTGCACGCCAGTCGACTACAACCCAAAAGAGGTCGAGATTCCTTCGAGCAGTGACCGGGAAAATGGAACAGAGGATGATCATCGCGTGCTCGGTCGTCGGCTCTCTCGGGGTGCTGAGTGCCATCCTGGGGTTCTCAGCCGAGGGCACGAAGCTCACT ATTTCGGACTTGTACGTGGGTGGAGGGGTGTGCCTGTACCCGCAGAACCCCGCGCTGGGGCTCGGGGTCTGCGCGGCCATTTTCCTGATCGTAGCCCAGATCGTCTTCGCGGCCGTCGGCGGCTGCTGCGGCTGCTGCAAGTCCCGCGCCATCCCCTCGGAGGCCAACCGGATCATCGGCGTCATCTGCGCCGTCTTCTCATG GATTTCGGCGATGATCGCCTTCGGGCTGCTGGTGGAGGGCGCGGCGTGGAACTCCACCGGGACGAGGGACTCGTCACTGTACGGGTTCTGCTACGTCCTCAAGGACGGCATCTTCGCCGGCGGAGCAGTGCTCACGCTCGTCGCCACGGCCCTCGGGGTCACCTCCTACATCATGCTCCGCACGCAGCCCGCCGCCGCAGCTACAGCCGCCGCCGCGCCCAAGGCAGGCGAGCAGTTGCCGGCGGGCGCCGCCGGGATCGCGATGGGGCAGCCGCAGTTCCCGCAACAGGCTTCTCCCCAGGGGCAGGGGTACGGGCAGGCGCCGCAGAACTACCCACAGTACTCTCCACCGCCCCAGGGGCAGGGGTATGGCCTGCCGCCGAACGCGCAGTACCCACCTCCTCCGGCACAAGGTTATGGATCCAACcttcaccagcagcagcagcagttccCCGCTCCTCCGGCACAAGGCTACGGGGCGCACGCGCCGAACCAGCAGCACCCTCCCCCGGCTCATGGCTACGGAGCGCACGCGCCGGACCAGCAGTTCCCCCCTGCTTCCCCTCCTCCTGCTCAAGGCTACGGGCAGTACCCTCCTCCTAAAGGGCACGAGCAGGTGTAA